AAGGTGAGCGCTGCCGAGGCGCGCGTCGCGGAGACGATCCTGGGAGACCCGACACTCGTCGTCGATCTGGCCATCAACGATCTCGCCCAGCTCTGCCACACCTCGCTCTCGACGGTCGCCCGCTATGCCCAGTCACTCGGGTACAGCGGATACCGCGAGCTGCGGGTGGCTGTGGCACGTGCGGTCACGCTGGAACAGGCGCAGCAGGCCCGGTTCGGTCTCGACACCACGGCGATCGACCCCGACGACGGTCCGACGGCGATCGCCGCCAAGCTCGCCGCGCAGGAGATCGACGCGATCGAGAAGACGGCGCTCGCCCTCGATGCGGTCGCCCTCGACAGGGTCGCGCGTGCGGTGGTCGACGCCCGTCACATCGATCTCTTCGGACAGGCGGCGTCATCACTGACGGCTCAGGATCTGCTGCTGAAGCTGTCGCGCATCGGCTGCTCGGTCTCGCACTCGTCGGACCCGCACCTCGCGGTCACCACGGCCTCGCTGCGCACTGCGGACGATGTGGCGATCGCGTTCTCCCACGGCGGCGAGACGGCCGAGACTCTGCGCGCGCTCGAGGTCGCCCGCGATGCCGGCGCCCTCGCAGTGGCGGTCACCAGCGCCCCCGACTCGCCGTTGGCGCTGGCGGCGGATGTCGTGCTGCTCACGCATGCGCACGAATCCCCGTTCCGGATGGCCGCGATGTCGAGCCGCATCGCTCAGCTCGCCCTCGTCGACGTGCTGTTCGTGCGCGTCGTGCAGCACCGCGGCGAGCCGGTCGCGGTCTCGCTGCAACGGACCCACGACGCGGTCCCCGCGCGCCGCCGCACCTGACCTTCCGGATTCTCCGTCCGGCCGGGGCGTCAGTCGACGTGGTCGCGGGTGCTGACCAGCGCGCGCGTCGCGATGCGGTGCCCGCGCGCGAGGCTTCCCGTGAGCGACAGGCCGGTGAGGATGCCGGCGAGGAAGCCGGCCGCGAAGGCGTCTCCTGCTCCGATCGTCTCCACCACGGGGGCGTCGAGGGCGTCGCTGTCGGCGGTCTCCGTGCCGTCGAAGGCGACCGCACCATTCGGGTCGGTCACGAGCAGGTACCGTGGCCGGGGGAACAGCGAGCGCAGCCGGTGCGGGTCGCTCGTTCCGAAGACGACCTCCGCATCGGTGCGGGTGCAGAACACGATGTCCGCGCGACCAGCGAAATCGGAGACGATCGTCCGACCCTCCTCTTCGCGGCCTCGCCAGAGCGCGGGTCGCCAGTTCAGGTCGAAGCTGAGCAGCCGGTCGGGGTGCCGTTGCGTGAACAGGGCCTCCTGCGCAGCGAGCGCCGAGGCAGACAGCGCGGGGGTGATCCCCGAGGTGTGCACGAGCGCCGCTTCGGCGAGAAGAGCGGATGCCACGGGCGTGGTCAAGGTCTGCGGCGAGATCGCCGCAGCGGCCGAGCCGGCGCGGTAGTAGTGCATGGTTCCGTCGACCGCGCCGTCGTCTCGAGCCGAGAGCTCCTTCACATACAGGCCGGTGGGCGCATCTCCGTCGACCTCGACCGCGGAGTCGTCGACGCCGTGGTCGCGCAGCTCGGCGGTGAGGAAGCGTCCGAAGCCGTCGTCTCCCACCCGGGAGAGGACCGAGGTGCGGATGCCCGCCGATGCCAGGGCGATCGCGGTGTTCCACTCGGCCCCTGCCAGGGAGCGGTGGAAGGTCCGGCATCCCTCGAGAGGACCGGCGGTGGCGGCGACGAGGGCGACCATGCCCTCGCCGAAGCAGACGGCGAGCGGGGTGGTGTCGGGCACGATCTGGACACTACCGGATCGATGTCTGTCGCGCCGATATCGGATTGCAACCTGGATGCGTTTGGCATCTGAGGATCTGCTGGGTACCGTCGAGTCATCACCGTCCCCGAGGCGAAGAAGCCTCGGGACGCGCAATGAAGCGCCCGACAGGGAAGGTCACACAATGCACCAATCAGTCAAGCGTCGGCGAGGACTCATCGCCGTAACCGGAGCCACGATCGCGGCGCTCGCCCTCGCGGGCTGCGTCGCCAGCGAGCGTGGCGATGAAGGGTCCGAAGGCTCGGGCGACGTCGACGGGACATTCGTCTTCGCCGCCTCCTCCGACCCGGCGAGCCTCGACCCCGCCTTCGCTCAGGACGGCGAGAGCTTCCGCGTCTCGCGTCAGATCTTCGAAGGCCTCGTCGGCACCGAACCCGGCACCGCGGACCCTGCGCCGCTGCTCGCCGAGTCGTGGGAGTCGTCGGAGGACGGCATGTCCCACACCTTCGCGCTGAAGGAGGACGTCACGTTCCAGGACGGAACGCCGTTCAACGCCGAAGCCGTCTGCGTGAACTTCGACCGCTGGTTCAACTGGACCGGCCTCGCCGCGTCCGAGGCGTTCGGCTACTACTACAACAAGCTCTTCAAGGGGTACGCCTCCAACCCGGCCGACGCCGTGTACAAGTCCTGCACCCCTGACGGCGACTACTCGGTCACGATCGACCTC
This DNA window, taken from Microbacterium maritypicum, encodes the following:
- a CDS encoding MurR/RpiR family transcriptional regulator, whose product is MDDDVLARVRRSLPKVSAAEARVAETILGDPTLVVDLAINDLAQLCHTSLSTVARYAQSLGYSGYRELRVAVARAVTLEQAQQARFGLDTTAIDPDDGPTAIAAKLAAQEIDAIEKTALALDAVALDRVARAVVDARHIDLFGQAASSLTAQDLLLKLSRIGCSVSHSSDPHLAVTTASLRTADDVAIAFSHGGETAETLRALEVARDAGALAVAVTSAPDSPLALAADVVLLTHAHESPFRMAAMSSRIAQLALVDVLFVRVVQHRGEPVAVSLQRTHDAVPARRRT
- a CDS encoding sugar kinase; amino-acid sequence: MPDTTPLAVCFGEGMVALVAATAGPLEGCRTFHRSLAGAEWNTAIALASAGIRTSVLSRVGDDGFGRFLTAELRDHGVDDSAVEVDGDAPTGLYVKELSARDDGAVDGTMHYYRAGSAAAAISPQTLTTPVASALLAEAALVHTSGITPALSASALAAQEALFTQRHPDRLLSFDLNWRPALWRGREEEGRTIVSDFAGRADIVFCTRTDAEVVFGTSDPHRLRSLFPRPRYLLVTDPNGAVAFDGTETADSDALDAPVVETIGAGDAFAAGFLAGILTGLSLTGSLARGHRIATRALVSTRDHVD